In Bradyrhizobium guangxiense, the genomic window CTCACGCTGCGCCAGCTTTTCGAATCGTCCGACCTGTCGGCCCAGGAGTTTGCCGACGCGGTCGCAGCCTTTTTCAAACATGACCGTGCGGCTTTAGCCGACCTCTTGGCTGGGACGAGCTTGGTCGAACACTTCTCGCCTCGCTTCCTCCGGGAAATGACGATTTTTCCGTATCAGCTCGCGAATGGACGCGCCGTGATTGCCCTGTTCGATCCCACGGACACGGCAGCGATCAGCGCCGCGGAGATTGTACTCGGCCCCGCGGTAAAGGTCGCCATCGCGTCGTTTGAGGACATTGATACCGCGCTCTCTCAGCGCCTTAGCGAAGGCGAGACCACCGCAGCGAATAGGGATAATACCATCGCTGTCCGCGAGGAGGATATCGAAAGCCTCCGCGACCTAGCTAGCGGCGCGCCGGTCGTCCGTGCCGTCTCCGAATTGATCGAAAAGGCCGCCGAGCTTCGCGCCAGTGACATACACATTGAGCCTTTCAGGACGGAACTGGCAGTGCGTATGCGGGTTGATGGCCTGCTTCGCCATATCCCCTCACCATCCCATGTACTCCCACAGGCCATAGTCTCCCGCATCAAGATCCTGGCGGGTCTCAACATAGCCGAGCGCCGATTGCCTCAAGATGGCGCCGCGCGTGTCCAACTTGGGCGAGCTGAAATGGATTTGCGCGTCGCTATCATGCCGACGCAGCATGGTGAGTCTGCCGTCATTCGGCTTCTGCCCAAGGAGCGGGGACTCCTTGCGATCGAGAAGCTCGGCTTTGCGCCCGACGACGAAGCAAAGCTCCGCGCAGTCCTGACGCTCCCGCACGGTCTCATCGTGGTCACCGGACCAACCGGCAGCGGTAAAACCACGACGCTTGCGACCGTGCTCGGCCTCCTCAACGAATCCTCCCGGAAGATACTGACGATCGAGGATCCGGTAGAATACGAAATCAAGGGCATCAATCAGTCCCAGGTAAACTCTGCTATCGGCCTGACTTTCGCGAAGGCATTGCGCGCTTTCGTGCGGCAAGATCCGGATGTCATCATGGTGGGCGAGATCCGTGATGCCGAGACAGCGGAAGTAGCGATCCACGCTGCCCTGACCGGGCACCTCGTCCTGACCACGCTGCACACCGAAACCGCTGCGGCCGCCGTGCCGCGACTGCTGGACCTCGGCGTCGAGGCGTTTCTGTTGAGTTCAACCCTCCGTGCCGTGATCGCGCAGCGGCTGGTGCGGCAGCTTTGCGACCGGTGCAAAACAACGAGCCGGCTCGAGCACTCGGAGTTTGCGGCCGATCGGCGGTACGCCGCGATCGGCCTTCGGGTTGGTGATGAAGTTTACAAGGCAGGCCGATGCGAGCGTTGCGGCGGAACGGGCTACCGCGGCCGCGTTGGCCTGTTCGAGGTCCTTGAAGTGGCCGATGAGGTTCGTCAGCTGATGAATGCGCACTGCGACGCCGTGTCGATTGATCGAACAGCGGTTCGATCTGGAATGACCACCATGATCCAAGACGGCCTCGCGAAATGCCGAGCCGGCGTCACGTCGCCCGCGGAAGTTCTCCGCGTAACGACCATACGATAACGTGATGCAAACCTTTCGCTATCTAGCTATGACCCAGAGCGGTGAGCTCGTAAACGGTATGATCTCCGCGTCCACCGCGAAGGAAGTTTTCGCGCGTATCGAGTATCTCGGTCTCGTTCCGATCGAAACAGTCGCTCAGGACACTAAGGTTGCGGTCGCTCATATCGCTGCTGGTTTTCTTGGGCGACCACGCGCCGAAGACGTGACCATCTTTACACGTGATCTTTCTTTGCTGCTCAAGGCGGGCGCGAGGCTTGACGATGCACTGGAGTTGTTGTGCTCAGATGACGACATCGGCCGCCTGCGCCCGATTGTGAGTAAACTCCGCGTCGCAGTGCTTGCGGGCGAAAGCTTCGCTGAAGCCGTCGGCAAATATCCGAGTTGCTTTCCGCCTATCTATGCGGCGCTCGTGCAAGTCGGCGAAACGTCCGGGAAGCTCGGCCACCTTCTCGATATGCTGGCAAGCGAGCGCGCGCGCACGGAGGCCTTGCGCCGAAGAATTACTGATGCGCTGCAATATCCTGCATTCGTGTTGCTCGCTGCATCCTGCGTGCTGGCATTTTTTGTTCTCGTGGTACTGCCACAGTTCGGAGCTGTGTTGCGCGATTTCGGCGCCAAGCAGGACTCGCTGATTGTCACGGTGCTTGGCGTTTCTGAATGGACGCGCTCCAACGGTCTGGCGATTCTTGGAGTCGCAGGGGCCGCCATCTTTGCAGCCTATGCCGTCCTCCGCCGGCCCGTGATCCGGTTCCGGCTGCTCGCAACACTGATGCGATTGCCGGGCCCCAGTTCGATTTTTCGGGCCTACCAAACTGCGGTGTTCTGCCGCAATCTCGGCATCCTTGCTGGCAGTCAGGTACCTTTGACCACCACCCTGCGCATCCTCGTCGATATCATGTCCTTTTCGGGCGATGTTCCCGCCTGGACAACCGCGGCTGATCAAGTACGACACGGCGCGAAGCTTTCTGACGCCCTTTCCCAGTCAACGGTCTTGCCCATGATGGCGATCCGCATGATCCGCATTGGCGAAGAAACCGGCCAGCTGCCAATACTCGCCGGGCGCATCGCGGAGTTCTACGAAGCCAAGCTACAGAGGAGTCTTGACCGGCTCCTCGCCGTTATCGGACCGGCGGCCGTGATCGGCATTAGCGTGGTTGTCGGCGGTCTCATCGTTTCCATTATGACGGCCCTGCTGTCTATCACTCAACTCGTATCGTGATCTCAAAACAGCGAGCGCAAATGACGCTTATCTCATCCCGCGCAATGGCCTGGCGGCGGCGGTCGTTCGCAGCGGGCGAGAATGGATTCACCTTGGTCGAGATGCTGGTCGTCATTACGATCATCGGGCTGATCATGGGACTGATCGGCCCCCGCGTGTTGAACTATCTCGCTGAGTCCAAGGTCAAGACGGCCAAGATACAAATCCGCAGCCTCGCCAGTTCGCTCGATCTCATGTTTCTCGACACGGGACGCTATCCGTCATCTTCGGAAGGCCTTAACGCCCTGGTAAAACCCGCAGCTTCGATGGCCGGATGGCACGGTCCCTACATCGATGGAAATAGCCTACCGAACGACCCGTGGGGTAGGCCCTATGTTTACCGGTCGCCCAGTGGGAACGCCAAGTTTGAGATCATGTCCTACGGGGCTGACGGGCATGAGGGCGGTGCGGATTCTGCCGCCGATATCTCGTCAAACAGCAATGAGAAATAGCCCGGAAGCACAAAACGGATTTACTTTGCTTGAGATGGTCTGCGTGTTGTCCATCGTCGCAATGCTGGTCGGTATCCTTCTGCCACGGCTTTCGCCTGGAACGTCGCGGCCGCGGCTCGAGGCATCGGCACTCGAAATCGCGTCCCTATTGAAGATCGACCGGAACGCGGCAGTTAAGAGCGGGATGCGCGTGCTGACCAGAATCGACGCGAGCACCCGGCGCCTGCAATCAGGTTCGAACGGCAGCGTTCTCGTGGTACCGGACGATGTGACGCTGGACGCACTATTGCCACGGGATTGCGAAGGACGACCCGCCCTTTCGACCATAAGTTTTTTCCCGAGCGGGTTCTCGTGCGGTGGCACGCTTAGACTCTCGCGTCTGAATACTGTCTACGAAGTTCGTGTGAATTGGCTTACGGGGGGAATCGAGATTGTGCGCGTTCCGGCTGTGTAATGCCTCCCGCAGCGTCGCGGGGTTTACGATCGTCGAGGCATTGGCCGCTCTCGCGATCGCCACCGCCATGCTGGCGGCGATCGGCTCGCTCATGTCGACCAGCATAAAAGGCGCGCGGAGGATTGATGATCGCATGGTCTTGGTGGAGACGGCGCGCACTCTGGCGGCAGCATTGCCGCCGCGCGGCGACGCAACCACGGGCGTAACGTCGGGTGAACTCAACGGCATTGTCTGGCGCGTCGATATATCGCCCTTGCTCAGGACAGCGTCCGACAAGCAGCAATGGGTGCCGAAACGGGTCCGGATCCAGGTTAAATCTTCAGCAGGTACGAGCTTCGCCCTGGAAACTGCGCGTCTGGGCCGGAGGTCGCAGTGATAGCCCGGGATCACCTCTCCCAAGCCTTGCACCGCGCGAGTATCGCGGGGTTCACGCTGTTCGAAGCTCTCGCGGCGATCGTACTTATGGGGATTGTTGTTTTTTGTCTAAGCACAATCGCGACGCATTGGCTACCCAGCTGGGATCGTGGCCTGGCGCGCGCGCAACGCGCCGAGCTTATTGGCATCGCCCTTGACCGTTTAACCGCCGATCTTGCGGCATCGCAGTTCATTTCCGCCAACGGCGGAAGCAAAAAGCCGCTGTTCAACGGCACAGAAGGATCTGTCACTTTTGTGCGCACGGTTACAAGCCCCAACGCCAAGTCGGGCCTCGAGATCGTTAAAATCGAAACAATCAAGGACCCTACTGGTCTCGTCCTCATACGCTCTTCGAGGCCCTTCGTCTTGTTTGAAGGTGCGATTGACCCGTCTGGCTTTGGTAATCCCGTCGTCCTGCTGCGATCGCCCTATCGGGCCGAGTTCGCCTATGCGGGACCCGGCGGCGTGTGGAAGGCGAACTGGCTGAATGTCGGCCACTTGCCGGCCGCCATCCGCCTCACGGTCCAAGATCACACCCTTGGGGAGGCGAGGGTAATCTCGACCACGACGCTTATTCATGTTGACGCGCCTGCACTATGCATCAGCGGAAAGAGCACGGATTGCACGGGAGAGCCCGACACTAGTCCCGATACGGCTCCCGCAGCGGACTCTCTCGAGAGCCGTCGGACCTGAGGCCACAATGATATTTTGCAATCCGCAGGAAGGACACTTATCTGGGGGGCGGGAGGGCTTTATCCTCATTGCGGTCCTCTGGATGTTGATTGCACTCGCGACACTTGCGTCCATCTATTCGATTTACATAGGCAGTTCTTCCTGGTCGAGTTCGGTGATCGAGCGCCGTCTGCAAGCCGATCAATTGGTGTCAGCCAGCCTTAATCTCGCGACCCAACGCCTTGCTGTGGCAGACCAGCGCGATCGACCTACGCATGGCCACTTCAGCTTCCGGCTAGGCCAAGCCAACGCATCGGTCAGATTCGTTTCCGAAGCGGCCCGGCTCGATCTCAATCAGGCCCCGCGCGAACTACTATCGAGTTTCTTCATAGCGATCGGCGCATCGGAGGAGGATGCCCCGCGTTTTGCTGCGCGGATTGTTGGTTGGCGAGAGCGCTTAAGACCATCCGATCGCGCTAATGAAGCGCAGCTTTACCGCGCCGCCGGCCGCGGCTATGGACCGCGAGGCGCTCCCTTCGCACATGTAGGAGAGTTATGGTTAGTTCAAGGTCTGCCGCAGGTCATCATAGAACGAATGTTGCCTCTGGTGACCGTTTACAGCGGCAGGGCCGATATTAACGTCTTCGACGCGCCGCCCGAGCTTGTTGCGGCTTTGCCTGGCATGACCCTAGATCGTCTGAATGGTTTTCTTGGCCAACGGCAGCTCGTGGCTCCCAGTAAGGACGCTCTAGTCCGACTGCTCGGTTCAGATCAAACCGCCGCGACCGCCGATGCAAGTGACGCGTTCCGGCTGGACATAAAAATAGGGGGCGCAGGGGGATGGAATAGCTGTGCGGAAGCGGTCATCTTGCTACAGGGTCCGGACGATCCTTTTCATATCCTTGCCTGGGATGACAGTTTGCGCGGTGACTGTCGTCAGGGCATGGCAACGGCGAACCCGCCATGATCCTGTTTAATTCGATAGCGGCAGGCCTCGCTTCGTGGGTACAAGCCGTGGCGTCCGAAGTTTCATCGCTCTCGAACGGCTTGCGCCGACGCTCGCAGGTTCGGATGGTGGAATTCGAGAAGGATCAATTCACCCTTCATCTCGTGACCGACCCCAAAAACGCGAAAGCGCCTGACCACGCGCTCGCGGTCCTGGAGGGAGCGGTTGCTAGCCCAATCCCTCCAGCATGGAAGTTAGCTCTGACTGGAAGTCAGCTTGAACTTGTCCTTCACCCGGCGCGATTTCTGTTTCGCCCGCTGGATTTGCCGAGGCGCGCTGCCGAATATGCGGCGGGTGTCGTGAGGTCCCAAATCGACCGACTAACCCCGTGGGATGTGCAAGAAGCGGTCTATGGTTGGAGTGCTTCACCTGACGAGACTGGCGACCGCATTCAGCTGACAATCGCTGCCACGCCTCGCGCTAAGCTAACGCCCTTGCTCGATGCTATCGGATCGCTTGGGACTTGGTCAATCCTGGTCTCCACGTCACGTTCGAACGTGCCAATTAGGATCGTTGAGACACAAATACACGGACCGACCGATTTCCGTCGTGTTCGTACGTGCCTGATGGTAGTTCTGCTGTTAAGCGGCTTTGCTGCCACTTCGTCGCTTTGCATTTCAGCGCTCATTTCGGACGGTTTGGCCCTGAGACGGGAAGAACTCTCTCGAAAGATATCGGTGCTCACAAGAGCGTCGCAGAATGTTGTTGCCGAATCCGCTTTGCGAGAGCTCGAACAACAGAAGCGCAACACTCCTTCGCCCGTAATGGCGATTGAGGCGCTGTCGGATCTACTGCCAGACAACACGTTCCTAACGGAGCTGCGTATCGATCACGCGAAACTACAGATAGCGGGCCTTACGAGCGACGCCGCATCGCTCATCCGCCTGATCGAGCAGTCGCCCCAGTTTTCACACGCGATCTTCTTCGCTCCAACCACACGGTCTGAAGGAGCAACCAAAGAGCAATTCCACGTCGAGGCTCAAATCAACCCCGCATTCGCCGCTATCCATGAACCAGACCTACCGCATTAGACGCTACGTCAGCGCCATTCCGTTCGTTGCCACAATTTGTTACGCGGCAATGACGGGATTTCTATTGCTGATCACGGGCTGGACGGCGTTGGACCTGGCGGAACAGCATCGTACGCTGGCGAACGCGAACGAAATGTTCGACAGGTTGCAGTCACAACAGCGGGCGGCCCGCAGCACGAACGACGGGGCGCTCGCTGTGAGTCCACCAGTTGTCGAAGGTCCCACGGTCACAGTCGCGGCCGCCGTGGTGCTGCAGCACGTTTCTGCAGAAGCGACGCGGATGGGAAGCAACATCTTATCGTCGCAGGTCGATCTGCAGGACGCAGGAGCACAACACGGGATCGTCAGAGTCTCTGTCGATCTCGAGATCGAGCAGCCGGCCCTTCAAGGCCTCCTTTACGAGCTGGAGGCGGGATCGCCCTTCCTGTTCATCGATCAATTGGTCATACAGGTACCCGAGTCGTCGACAAGACACGCCGCGACGAAGGTGCGCGTCGCAATTGTCGTCTCCGGATGGTGGCGGAGTGTCAAATGAAGTGCCCCCTCACGATTCAAGCTCTCGCGCTGGCCTTCCTGATCTTGGCAGTCGAATCGGGGAGGCGGCCTGCCGAGGCGAGTCAGACTTCAACGGCTACTGGCCTGAATCCGCCAGTGTCGCCCACAATGGAGTACCTGCTTGCGAAGGAGCCATTCGAGGCTACCCGATCGGAGCATAATCCCATTGCCAAAGTCCCCCTTGCGCAGCTCAATAAAACGCAAGAGCGCCCGCTATTCTCTCCGTCACGCCGCCCTCCGTCTCTGCCGCCGCCGAACGCGCCCACTATCCCCGTTGTCGTCGCGGCTCCCAAGCCGCTCGAGCCTGAGCTTCCGCCATTTGAACTCGTGGGCACGATAACTGGGGGCGCCGACAGCATCGCCGTCTTTGTGAATCGCGCGACTGGCGAGACGGTGAAGTTGCGGCAGGATGAAGTTCAATCAGGATGGACGTTGCGCGACATCGGAGCGCGTGAAGCCACGCTTTCGAACGGCGAGAACATCAAGGTTCTGGCTCTCGCCTTGCCCGGCACGACCGCAGATCCGGCGCCTGTGGAAGCCAGCACCGCTTCAATACGGCATCCTGCGAAGCGTTAAGGGTAAATGCGATTATGTTAGCGGATCAATCGCAACCGCCAAGTGTGCCGCGCTGCGATGGGTCGCCTTCAGGTACACCGACACGACGATCTCGTAGCCGCTCGTGCCATTGCGTGCAATGCCGCAGACCCTACGTTGCAGCGCACAGAGGCAATTCATCTTGACAAGCAACACTTCGTGTCGCTCGACAACACACCTCAGATATTGATGTCCGTCATTCAGTCCCTAGCATCGCGAGAAAGCGCCTTATGAACCGCTTTTCGTTTGGCGCGGCTGGCGGGGGACTTTCAAACATCAATGGCCCGATCCGATCTGTCGCCTATCTACTCGGAAACACGAGCGAGGCTTTTCGAGATGGCGACCTTCACTCTAACGATTGAACAACCGAAAGAGGAACCTTTATATGTTACGCAGGAACTCAATCCCAACCAAGTGTGCCTTGGCTTTGGCCGCGACGCTCATGGCAGGTTCGGCGTTGTCGACCACGGCTCACGCAAACAATGGCGACTTGATCGCAGCGCGTCAGAAATTTTTCGGCGACGAGAACGTCGATCCCGAGTCCGGGCGGGTCAGTCCCGACAAGGTCATCTTGTCGTGGCTCTCGAATTCAACTCTGGCGGCTTCCATTGCCGGCCACGTTTTGCTTTTGGACACTTACGTCACTCGGCTCGAAGTTTCGCCGGGCCGCACGCCCTTCGTTATCGGCGATTTGGTTGCTCTCAAACCAGAAGGCCTTCTAATCGGGCATGGTCACTTCGATCACGCGGACAACGCGGCCTACATCGCTGCGATGACCGGCGCGAAACTCTACGCCACCGCGGAAACCTGCGTTGCCCTGCAAGCCGATTTCGCGCGCGAGCAGGCCGACCCGGCGATTCAAGGTAATCCGGCTACGGCGTTTCCTCACAAGGCGTCGATCTCCTGCAACACGGTCACGACGACCGGTTCGGTTCCCGGCACCCAAATTGTCAAACTGGACTTCCTGGAACCGGACGCCTGCGTAATCGCCTTCCGACACTTGCACTCGGTTGCAGTCCCGGTCGACCCGACCTGGCC contains:
- a CDS encoding GspE/PulE family protein; the protein is MRPETVTEFAERLRGDAHVAAGMGGLVAEKLTLRQLFESSDLSAQEFADAVAAFFKHDRAALADLLAGTSLVEHFSPRFLREMTIFPYQLANGRAVIALFDPTDTAAISAAEIVLGPAVKVAIASFEDIDTALSQRLSEGETTAANRDNTIAVREEDIESLRDLASGAPVVRAVSELIEKAAELRASDIHIEPFRTELAVRMRVDGLLRHIPSPSHVLPQAIVSRIKILAGLNIAERRLPQDGAARVQLGRAEMDLRVAIMPTQHGESAVIRLLPKERGLLAIEKLGFAPDDEAKLRAVLTLPHGLIVVTGPTGSGKTTTLATVLGLLNESSRKILTIEDPVEYEIKGINQSQVNSAIGLTFAKALRAFVRQDPDVIMVGEIRDAETAEVAIHAALTGHLVLTTLHTETAAAAVPRLLDLGVEAFLLSSTLRAVIAQRLVRQLCDRCKTTSRLEHSEFAADRRYAAIGLRVGDEVYKAGRCERCGGTGYRGRVGLFEVLEVADEVRQLMNAHCDAVSIDRTAVRSGMTTMIQDGLAKCRAGVTSPAEVLRVTTIR
- a CDS encoding general secretion pathway protein GspI encodes the protein MCAFRLCNASRSVAGFTIVEALAALAIATAMLAAIGSLMSTSIKGARRIDDRMVLVETARTLAAALPPRGDATTGVTSGELNGIVWRVDISPLLRTASDKQQWVPKRVRIQVKSSAGTSFALETARLGRRSQ
- the gspG gene encoding type II secretion system major pseudopilin GspG; the encoded protein is MTLISSRAMAWRRRSFAAGENGFTLVEMLVVITIIGLIMGLIGPRVLNYLAESKVKTAKIQIRSLASSLDLMFLDTGRYPSSSEGLNALVKPAASMAGWHGPYIDGNSLPNDPWGRPYVYRSPSGNAKFEIMSYGADGHEGGADSAADISSNSNEK
- a CDS encoding general secretion pathway protein GspK, giving the protein MLIALATLASIYSIYIGSSSWSSSVIERRLQADQLVSASLNLATQRLAVADQRDRPTHGHFSFRLGQANASVRFVSEAARLDLNQAPRELLSSFFIAIGASEEDAPRFAARIVGWRERLRPSDRANEAQLYRAAGRGYGPRGAPFAHVGELWLVQGLPQVIIERMLPLVTVYSGRADINVFDAPPELVAALPGMTLDRLNGFLGQRQLVAPSKDALVRLLGSDQTAATADASDAFRLDIKIGGAGGWNSCAEAVILLQGPDDPFHILAWDDSLRGDCRQGMATANPP
- the gspM gene encoding type II secretion system protein GspM produces the protein MNQTYRIRRYVSAIPFVATICYAAMTGFLLLITGWTALDLAEQHRTLANANEMFDRLQSQQRAARSTNDGALAVSPPVVEGPTVTVAAAVVLQHVSAEATRMGSNILSSQVDLQDAGAQHGIVRVSVDLEIEQPALQGLLYELEAGSPFLFIDQLVIQVPESSTRHAATKVRVAIVVSGWWRSVK
- a CDS encoding GspH/FimT family pseudopilin, whose product is MRNSPEAQNGFTLLEMVCVLSIVAMLVGILLPRLSPGTSRPRLEASALEIASLLKIDRNAAVKSGMRVLTRIDASTRRLQSGSNGSVLVVPDDVTLDALLPRDCEGRPALSTISFFPSGFSCGGTLRLSRLNTVYEVRVNWLTGGIEIVRVPAV
- a CDS encoding type II secretion system F family protein codes for the protein MQTFRYLAMTQSGELVNGMISASTAKEVFARIEYLGLVPIETVAQDTKVAVAHIAAGFLGRPRAEDVTIFTRDLSLLLKAGARLDDALELLCSDDDIGRLRPIVSKLRVAVLAGESFAEAVGKYPSCFPPIYAALVQVGETSGKLGHLLDMLASERARTEALRRRITDALQYPAFVLLAASCVLAFFVLVVLPQFGAVLRDFGAKQDSLIVTVLGVSEWTRSNGLAILGVAGAAIFAAYAVLRRPVIRFRLLATLMRLPGPSSIFRAYQTAVFCRNLGILAGSQVPLTTTLRILVDIMSFSGDVPAWTTAADQVRHGAKLSDALSQSTVLPMMAIRMIRIGEETGQLPILAGRIAEFYEAKLQRSLDRLLAVIGPAAVIGISVVVGGLIVSIMTALLSITQLVS
- a CDS encoding PilN domain-containing protein, producing MILFNSIAAGLASWVQAVASEVSSLSNGLRRRSQVRMVEFEKDQFTLHLVTDPKNAKAPDHALAVLEGAVASPIPPAWKLALTGSQLELVLHPARFLFRPLDLPRRAAEYAAGVVRSQIDRLTPWDVQEAVYGWSASPDETGDRIQLTIAATPRAKLTPLLDAIGSLGTWSILVSTSRSNVPIRIVETQIHGPTDFRRVRTCLMVVLLLSGFAATSSLCISALISDGLALRREELSRKISVLTRASQNVVAESALRELEQQKRNTPSPVMAIEALSDLLPDNTFLTELRIDHAKLQIAGLTSDAASLIRLIEQSPQFSHAIFFAPTTRSEGATKEQFHVEAQINPAFAAIHEPDLPH
- a CDS encoding general secretion pathway protein GspJ, giving the protein MIARDHLSQALHRASIAGFTLFEALAAIVLMGIVVFCLSTIATHWLPSWDRGLARAQRAELIGIALDRLTADLAASQFISANGGSKKPLFNGTEGSVTFVRTVTSPNAKSGLEIVKIETIKDPTGLVLIRSSRPFVLFEGAIDPSGFGNPVVLLRSPYRAEFAYAGPGGVWKANWLNVGHLPAAIRLTVQDHTLGEARVISTTTLIHVDAPALCISGKSTDCTGEPDTSPDTAPAADSLESRRT